A stretch of the bacterium SCSIO 12827 genome encodes the following:
- a CDS encoding DUF4159 domain-containing protein, whose amino-acid sequence MLAFGSFAFLAPWALLGLLALPIIWWLLRLTPPAPTRVTFPPFRLLLGLVTREESSSKTPPWLILLRLAIAALLVLAAAGPLINQATQWQGSGPLVLAVDNGWSAAKGWPTRQRLLIQLTDQAARDGRPVTIVTTAAPPAGAGTDRVHVFTPRQAQEFAQTLQPRPWPSDHVTTLEAMDQGLLPQDRSAQVVWLSDGLDHGAADAFAQGLARFGTLTVVTDGPGTVMPKVLRPPVLDGGAITLRVERADARAEETQFLRAFALDGRLIAREEILFNAGDAAAEVRLDLPAEMANKLVRLDLEDAGSAAAVILLDERWRRRPVGIVTGDGGAELPLLSSVFYLTRALEPFSEVRQGTISGLLRRQLALMIFPDPGTIAGPDRVAIKTWMEDGGVALRFAGPLLAQATSGQAVQGGDTPLVPVPLRRGDRVIGGAMSWTQPASLAPFGAESPFNGLAVPSDVTVTRQVLAQPSLDLERKTWARLSDGTPLVTAERQGKGWLVLFHTTANTQWSNLALSGLLVEMLQRLVGLSQGVVDTGHGPPLEPIQTLDAYGALGDAPPDTGSIAQDTFAETPVSPLHPPGLYGRGNDRRALNLGRDAAVPMPLGELSVTAERTIYGGSPAIDIRPWLFILAAMLSLADFAISLWLRGLLRVPRLAAPLLALALAGGAASTAMAQEITVAPRAATPAPLSGTDAYALENSTQTRLAYVLTGDAETDRVSRLGLTGLSLIVRRRTAAELSDPQGVNPDRDDLSFFPLMYWPVTAGAADMTETARIKVNAYMQNGGTILFDTRDRAGGADLGELRALARKLDIPPLVVAPANHVLTRSFYLLQDFPGRWTGSALWVERAGARINDGVSPVLAGGNDWAAAWALDEDTQQALFPAVPGGERQRELAFRFGINLVMYVLTGNYKADQVHLPAIIRRLGQ is encoded by the coding sequence ATGCTCGCCTTCGGCTCCTTCGCATTTCTGGCCCCCTGGGCGCTGCTCGGCCTGCTGGCCCTGCCAATCATCTGGTGGCTGCTGCGCCTGACCCCGCCGGCGCCGACGCGGGTCACCTTCCCGCCGTTCCGCCTGCTCCTGGGCCTCGTCACGCGCGAGGAAAGCTCGTCCAAGACACCACCCTGGCTGATCCTTCTGCGCCTCGCCATCGCGGCCCTTTTGGTCCTGGCCGCCGCCGGCCCGCTGATCAACCAAGCCACCCAATGGCAGGGCTCCGGCCCGCTGGTCCTGGCCGTCGACAACGGCTGGTCCGCCGCCAAGGGCTGGCCGACGCGTCAGCGCCTGCTGATCCAGTTGACCGATCAGGCGGCGCGCGACGGCCGCCCGGTGACCATCGTCACCACGGCCGCCCCGCCGGCCGGGGCCGGCACGGACAGGGTGCACGTATTCACCCCGCGCCAAGCCCAGGAATTCGCCCAGACCCTGCAGCCGCGGCCCTGGCCGTCCGACCACGTGACAACCCTTGAAGCGATGGACCAAGGTCTTCTTCCCCAGGACCGCAGCGCCCAGGTCGTCTGGTTGTCCGACGGGCTTGACCACGGAGCCGCCGACGCCTTCGCCCAGGGTTTGGCCAGGTTCGGGACGCTGACCGTCGTCACCGACGGCCCCGGCACGGTGATGCCCAAGGTTCTGCGCCCGCCCGTGCTGGACGGCGGCGCCATCACACTGCGGGTGGAACGGGCCGACGCGCGGGCCGAGGAAACCCAATTCCTGCGCGCCTTCGCCCTCGACGGGCGGCTGATCGCGCGGGAAGAAATTCTGTTCAACGCCGGCGACGCCGCCGCCGAAGTGCGCCTCGACCTGCCGGCGGAAATGGCCAACAAGCTGGTCCGTTTGGATCTGGAAGACGCCGGATCGGCGGCCGCCGTGATCCTGCTGGACGAACGCTGGCGACGGCGCCCGGTCGGCATCGTGACCGGTGACGGCGGGGCCGAACTGCCGCTGCTGTCCTCCGTGTTTTACCTGACCCGGGCGCTGGAGCCGTTCAGCGAAGTCCGCCAGGGCACCATCAGCGGCCTGTTGCGCCGCCAGCTTGCCCTGATGATTTTTCCCGATCCCGGCACCATCGCCGGTCCCGACCGCGTGGCGATCAAGACCTGGATGGAGGACGGCGGCGTCGCGCTGCGCTTCGCCGGGCCGCTGCTGGCCCAGGCGACCAGCGGCCAGGCCGTCCAGGGCGGCGACACGCCCCTGGTTCCCGTACCGCTGCGCCGGGGTGACCGGGTCATCGGCGGCGCCATGTCCTGGACCCAGCCGGCCAGCTTGGCCCCCTTCGGCGCGGAAAGCCCATTCAACGGCCTGGCCGTGCCGTCCGATGTCACGGTGACCCGTCAGGTTCTGGCGCAGCCGTCGCTGGACCTGGAACGCAAGACCTGGGCGCGGCTATCCGACGGCACGCCCCTGGTCACCGCCGAACGCCAGGGCAAGGGCTGGTTGGTGCTGTTCCACACCACGGCCAACACGCAATGGTCCAACCTGGCCCTGTCCGGCCTGCTGGTCGAAATGCTGCAACGTCTGGTCGGCCTCAGCCAGGGGGTGGTCGACACGGGCCACGGACCGCCGCTGGAACCGATCCAGACGCTGGATGCCTATGGTGCCTTGGGCGACGCGCCGCCCGACACGGGCTCGATCGCCCAGGACACCTTTGCCGAAACACCCGTGTCGCCGTTGCACCCGCCGGGGCTGTACGGCCGCGGCAATGACCGCCGGGCCCTGAACCTGGGCCGCGACGCGGCGGTGCCGATGCCGCTCGGCGAGCTCTCGGTGACGGCGGAGCGCACGATCTACGGCGGCAGCCCGGCCATCGACATCCGGCCCTGGCTGTTCATTCTGGCCGCCATGCTGTCGCTGGCCGATTTCGCCATCAGCCTGTGGCTGCGCGGCCTGTTGCGGGTGCCGCGCCTGGCCGCCCCGCTGCTGGCCCTGGCGCTAGCCGGGGGCGCCGCAAGCACGGCGATGGCTCAGGAAATCACCGTGGCGCCGCGCGCTGCCACTCCCGCTCCGCTGTCCGGTACGGACGCTTATGCTTTGGAAAACAGCACCCAGACGCGTCTGGCTTATGTCCTGACCGGCGACGCGGAAACGGACCGGGTCAGCCGCCTCGGCCTGACAGGCCTCAGCCTGATCGTGCGCCGGCGCACGGCAGCGGAACTGTCGGACCCGCAAGGGGTTAATCCGGACCGTGACGACTTGTCGTTCTTCCCGCTGATGTACTGGCCCGTGACGGCCGGCGCCGCCGACATGACCGAAACAGCGCGGATCAAGGTCAACGCCTACATGCAGAACGGCGGCACGATCCTGTTCGACACCCGCGACCGCGCCGGGGGCGCGGACCTGGGCGAACTGCGGGCCCTGGCGCGAAAGCTCGACATCCCGCCCCTGGTAGTTGCCCCGGCCAACCATGTCCTGACCCGGTCATTCTATCTGTTGCAGGATTTTCCCGGACGCTGGACCGGAAGCGCCCTGTGGGTCGAACGGGCGGGGGCGCGGATCAACGACGGCGTGTCGCCGGTGCTGGCCGGCGGCAACGACTGGGCCGCCGCCTGGGCCTTGGACGAAGACACGCAGCAGGCCCTTTTCCCCGCCGTGCCGGGCGGCGAGCGGCAGCGTGAATTGGCCTTCCGCTTCGGCATCAATCTGGTGATGTACGTTCTGACCGGCAACTACAAGGCCGACCAGGTACACCTGCCGGCGATCATCCGGAGGCTCGGCCAATGA
- a CDS encoding DUF58 domain-containing protein: MANPLDRPDLHHQAETAASGLPPLLVAAERVASTVSQGVHGRRRVGQGETFWQFRRYEFGDSTQLIDWRQSAKSDPVYVREMEWEAAQSVWLWADGSPSMDYASDGGPLSKGWRAKVLAVALTSLLVRAGERIALMGTGMIPSTGRNTLLRIATALERAETGATGSLPGPEFVPRHGRVVLFGDFLAPLGETRKAIARLSDHGVEGHLVQILDPAEETLPFDGRVEFEGPEGEGRIMIGRVESVRQAYREELAHHQAGLDAVARSFGWSLTRHMTHRPPETVLMTLYQLLSQVIRH, translated from the coding sequence ATGGCGAACCCGCTGGACAGACCCGACCTTCACCACCAGGCCGAAACCGCGGCCTCGGGACTGCCGCCGCTTCTGGTGGCGGCGGAGCGCGTGGCGTCCACGGTCAGCCAGGGCGTGCATGGCCGACGGCGGGTCGGCCAGGGTGAAACGTTCTGGCAGTTCCGGCGTTATGAGTTCGGTGATTCGACGCAGCTGATCGACTGGCGGCAATCGGCCAAGTCCGACCCGGTCTATGTCCGTGAAATGGAATGGGAGGCTGCGCAGAGCGTATGGCTGTGGGCCGACGGATCACCCTCCATGGATTACGCGTCCGACGGCGGGCCTCTGTCCAAGGGCTGGCGGGCCAAGGTTCTGGCCGTCGCCCTGACCTCGCTTCTGGTCCGCGCGGGTGAACGCATCGCCCTGATGGGTACCGGCATGATCCCCTCTACGGGCCGCAACACCTTGTTGCGCATCGCGACCGCCCTGGAACGCGCCGAGACGGGCGCCACCGGCAGCCTGCCCGGCCCGGAATTCGTACCGCGCCATGGGCGCGTCGTCCTGTTCGGGGATTTCCTGGCCCCGCTCGGCGAGACCCGCAAAGCCATCGCGCGGTTGTCGGACCACGGGGTCGAGGGCCATCTGGTACAGATTCTAGACCCGGCCGAAGAAACCCTGCCGTTCGACGGACGGGTCGAATTCGAAGGGCCGGAGGGCGAGGGCCGCATCATGATCGGGCGCGTCGAAAGCGTGCGTCAGGCCTACCGCGAGGAACTGGCCCACCATCAGGCGGGCCTCGACGCCGTGGCGCGGTCCTTCGGATGGAGCCTGACCCGCCATATGACTCACCGCCCGCCCGAGACCGTGCTGATGACGCTTTATCAGCTGCTGTCTCAGGTCATCCGGCACTAG
- a CDS encoding MoxR family ATPase, with translation MTTNTKNKATGDGGNTDDLVDAIDGLVDDIAKVRDGVGRVIFGQETVIEETLITLLAGGHCLLVGVPGLGKTRLVETLGKVFGMDEKRVQFTPDLMPGDILGSEVLEESESGKRGFRFVKGPVFCQLLMADEINRASPRTQSALLQAMQEHRVSVAGQYHDLPKPFHVLATQNPLEQEGTYPLPEAQLDRFFMQVDVTHPDLETEREILIKTTGADTQDAKRVMDPKALMRAQTLVRHVPVGESVAEAILKVVRAGRPDASDLPEIRNYVSWGPGPRASQALMLGVRARAMIQGRLSPSVEDVYALAHPILRHRMALTFGARAEGVTVGQIIDRLCQIIE, from the coding sequence GTGACGACCAACACCAAGAATAAGGCAACCGGGGACGGTGGCAACACCGACGACCTGGTTGACGCCATCGACGGCCTGGTCGACGACATCGCCAAGGTCCGCGACGGCGTGGGCCGGGTCATCTTCGGCCAGGAAACGGTTATCGAAGAAACCCTGATCACCCTGCTGGCCGGGGGCCATTGCCTGCTGGTCGGGGTGCCCGGCCTGGGCAAGACCCGGTTGGTGGAAACGTTGGGTAAGGTATTCGGGATGGACGAAAAGCGCGTCCAGTTCACACCCGACCTGATGCCCGGCGACATCCTGGGTTCCGAGGTTCTGGAGGAAAGCGAAAGCGGCAAGCGCGGCTTCCGCTTCGTCAAGGGGCCCGTGTTCTGCCAACTGCTGATGGCCGACGAAATCAACCGCGCCAGCCCGCGCACCCAATCGGCCCTGCTGCAGGCCATGCAGGAACATCGGGTGTCCGTCGCCGGGCAGTACCACGACCTGCCGAAGCCGTTTCACGTGCTGGCCACCCAGAACCCGCTGGAACAGGAAGGCACCTACCCCTTGCCCGAAGCGCAGCTCGACCGTTTCTTCATGCAGGTCGACGTGACCCACCCGGATCTGGAAACGGAACGGGAAATCCTGATCAAGACGACGGGCGCCGACACCCAGGACGCCAAGCGGGTCATGGACCCCAAGGCCCTGATGCGCGCGCAGACGTTGGTCCGCCACGTACCGGTGGGCGAAAGCGTGGCCGAGGCGATTCTGAAGGTCGTCCGTGCCGGTCGCCCCGATGCCTCGGACCTGCCGGAAATCCGCAATTACGTGTCCTGGGGCCCGGGGCCGCGCGCCAGCCAGGCCCTGATGCTGGGGGTTCGTGCCCGCGCCATGATCCAGGGCCGCCTGTCGCCCTCGGTCGAAGATGTCTACGCCCTGGCCCATCCGATCCTGCGCCACCGCATGGCACTGACCTTCGGCGCCCGTGCCGAGGGCGTGACCGTCGGTCAGATCATCGACCGTCTCTGCCAGATCATCGAATAG